The following coding sequences lie in one Chelmon rostratus isolate fCheRos1 chromosome 2, fCheRos1.pri, whole genome shotgun sequence genomic window:
- the pdzrn3b gene encoding E3 ubiquitin-protein ligase PDZRN3-B isoform X3, protein MALTQLPPSSPPMTELEEYLLPEEHPPGHAYFDPNDFLEGIQQDIEREELEYEEVDLYRANIQDKLGLTICYRTDDEDEAGIYISEIDPNSIAAKDGRIREGDKIIQINGVEIQNREDAVALLTSEGNQNISLLVARPEIQLDEGWMDDDRNDFLDDLHMDMLEQQHHQAMQFTASMLQQKKHEEDGGTTDTATLLSNHHEKDSGVGRTDESTRNDESSEQENLGDDQTTASNTLGSCRKLTYSQDTLGSADLPFSGESFISADYADADFLGITADECERFRELLELKCQMRSSGAQGLYCQGGGAGGQDQDGVDKELELLNEELRTIELECLNIVRAHKMQLLREQCRESWMLHNSGFRNYNTSIDARRHELSDITELPEKSDKDSSSAYNTGESCRSTPLTLELSPDNSLRRGAEKQGPTGTSGSNGRMLKSLLSPVQEACGPSRSRGSSKDPDGALQAESKERKLGESSKSGRSFSQPHSPYKHAHIPAHAQHYQSYMQLIQQKSAVEYAQSQMSLVSMCRDPITASDLEPKMEWKVKIRSDGTRYITKRPVRDKLLRERALRIHEERSGMTTDDDAISELKMGRYWSKEERKQHAVRAKEQRQRREFMKQSRADCLKEQAGPEDKKEPNIIELSHKKMMKKRNKKIFDNWMTIQELLTHGTKSPDGTRVYNSLLSVTTV, encoded by the exons ATGGCCCTTACACAGCTGCCCCCCTCTTCACCCCCCATGACGGAGCTGGAGGAGTATCTGCTTCCAGAGGA gcATCCTCCAGGGCATGCATACTTTGACCCCAATGACTTCCTGGAGGGCATACAGCAGGACATAGAGCGCGAGGAGCTGGAATACGAG GAAGTGGATTTGTACCGAGCCAATATCCAGGACAAGCTCGGCCTAACGATCTGCTACAGGAccgatgatgaggatgaggctGGGATCTACATTAGCGAG attgATCCAAACAGCATTGCTGCAAAGGACGGCAGAATTAGAGAAGGCGACAAAATCATTCAG ATCAACGGTGTCGAGATCCAGAACCGGGAGGACGCTGTAGCACTGCTGACCAGTGAGGGGAACCAGAATATCTCTCTGCTGGTGGCCAGACCAGAGATCCAG CTGGACGAGGGCTGGATGGATGATGACAGGAACGACTTCCTGGATGACCTCCACATGGAcatgctggagcagcagcaccatcagGCCATGCAGTTCACTGCCAGCATGCTgcagcag AAGAAGCACGAGGAGGATGGAGGCACCACAGACACAGCCACACTGCTGTCCAACCACCACGAGAAGGACAGCGGGGTCGGGCGCACAGATGAGAGTACAAGAAACGACGAGAGCTCGGAGCAAGAGAACCTCGGTGACGACCAGACCACGGCCTCCAACACGCTGggcagctgcagaaagctgaCCTACAGCCAGGACACCCTCGGCAGCGCCGACCTGCCCTTCAGCGGCGAGTCCTTCATCTCCGCAGACTACGCTGACGCCGACTTCCTGGGCATCACGGCGGACGAGTGCGAGCGCTTCCGAGAGCTCCTGGAGCTAAAGTGCCAGATGAGGAGCAGCGGAGCCCAGGGTCTGTACTGCCAGGGTGGTGGAGCAGGAGGCCAGGACCAAGACGGCGTCGACAAAGAGCTGGAGCTGCTCAACGAGGAGCTGCGCACCATCGAGCTGGAGTGCCTGAATATCGTCCGTGCTCACAAGATGCAGCTGCTGAGGGAGCAGTGCCGCGAGTCCTGGATGCTCCACAACAGCGGCTTTCGCAACTACAACACCAGCATCGACGCACGCCGCCACGAGCTCTCAGACATCACAGAGCTTCCGGAGAAATCAGACAAAGACAGCTCCAGCGCCTACAACACTGGCGAGAGCTGCCGCAGCACCCCTCTCACGTTGGAGCTGTCTCCGGACAACTCGCTCCGTCGAGGCGCAGAGAAACAGGGTCCGACCGGGACATCCGGCTCCAACGGCAGGATGCTCAAATCTCTCCTGTCCCCCGTGCAGGAAGCCTGCGGGCCCAGCCGGAGCAGAGGTTCCTCCAAGGATCCGGATGGAGCCCTGCAGGCAGAGAGCAAGGAGAGGAAGCTGGGTGAGTCCAGTAAGTCTGGACGGAGCTTTTCCCAGCCGCATTCACCTTATAAGCATGCCCACATCCCAGCCCACGCCCAGCACTACCAGAGCTACATGCAGCTGATCCAGCAGAAGTCAGCTGTGGAGTACGCCCAGAGCCAGATGAGTCTGGTCAGCATGTGCCGGGACCCCATCACCGCCAGCGACCTGGAGCCTAAGATGGAGTGGAAGGTGAAGATCCGCAGCGACGGCACGCGCTACATCACCAAGCGGCCTGTCCGAGACAAGCTGCTGCGGGAGCGCGCCCTGCGCATTCACGAGGAGCGCAGCGGGATGACCACAGACGACGACGCCATAAGCGAGCTGAAGATGGGCCGCTACTGGagcaaggaggagaggaagcagcacGCAGTTCGCGCCAAAGAGCAGAGGCAGCGCCGCGAGTTCATGAAGCAGAGCCGAGCCGATTGTCTGAAGGAGCAGGCCGGCCCAGAGGACAAAAAGGAGCCCAATATTATCGAACTCAGCCAcaaaaagatgatgaaaaaaaggaataagaaaatatttgacAACTGGATGACCATCCAGGAACTGCTGACCCATGGCACCAAGTCTCCAGATGGCACAAGGGTTTACAACTCCCTCCTGTCTGTGACCACAGTCTAA